One Microbacterium esteraromaticum genomic window carries:
- a CDS encoding ABC transporter permease has protein sequence MHPFINRLLQAVVVFFGTSLLVFLAVFALPGDPLGTLAGDAQLTEAVRRNLEQHYHLDQPVIVQYGLYVWGLLQGDLGTTITGESVGSILGHAWPITVKLALTAWVIELIVGIGVGAIAAVRPGGVIDRIATSITIVSLAVPTFVLAFFAQQVLGLQLGWFPVAGAGDGWPMSFILPAACIAALGVGPIARLTRTSILQTVNADFVRTARSRGITPWRLGTRHVLRNAMVPVVTYLGLDLGSLFGGAVLVEGIFNLPGIGRALFTAVNTQQGSVVVGIVTAGVLVVLVANLLVDLLHRVLDPRISHV, from the coding sequence ATGCATCCGTTCATCAACCGACTGCTCCAGGCCGTCGTCGTCTTCTTCGGCACGTCACTGCTGGTCTTCCTGGCGGTCTTCGCCCTCCCCGGCGACCCGCTCGGCACGCTCGCCGGTGACGCGCAGCTCACCGAAGCCGTGCGACGAAACCTCGAGCAGCACTACCACCTGGACCAGCCGGTCATCGTGCAGTACGGCCTCTACGTCTGGGGGCTGCTCCAGGGCGACCTCGGCACGACGATAACCGGCGAGAGCGTCGGGTCGATCCTGGGGCATGCCTGGCCGATCACGGTCAAGCTCGCGCTGACCGCGTGGGTGATCGAGCTCATCGTCGGCATCGGCGTCGGAGCGATCGCGGCCGTGCGTCCCGGCGGCGTCATCGATCGCATCGCGACATCGATCACGATCGTGAGCCTCGCGGTGCCCACGTTCGTCCTGGCGTTCTTCGCGCAGCAGGTGCTCGGCCTTCAGCTCGGATGGTTCCCCGTCGCAGGAGCGGGCGACGGGTGGCCCATGTCGTTCATCCTTCCCGCGGCCTGCATCGCGGCCCTCGGCGTCGGGCCGATCGCCCGGCTCACTCGGACCAGCATCCTGCAGACCGTGAACGCGGACTTCGTGCGCACGGCACGATCGCGGGGCATCACCCCGTGGAGGCTGGGCACCCGTCACGTCCTGCGCAACGCCATGGTTCCCGTCGTCACGTATCTCGGCCTCGACCTGGGGTCGCTCTTCGGCGGGGCCGTCCTCGTCGAGGGGATCTTCAATCTGCCCGGCATCGGCCGGGCGCTCTTCACAGCGGTGAACACCCAGCAGGGCTCGGTGGTCGTCGGGATCGTGACGGCGGGCGTGCTCGTGGTGCTCGTCGCGAACCTGCTCGTCGATCTGCTGCACCGTGTTCTCGATCCAAGGATCTCTCATGTCTGA
- a CDS encoding carbon-nitrogen hydrolase family protein has protein sequence MIPLRSSADLVVGCVQMRSVLDPQENLERAVAYVETAARAGVRLLVFPESASSRSDDPAVRPIAEPLDLGFVPGLAAAAARAGITVVAGVMEPGPAGRPYNTLVALDGGRVLSAYRKLHLYDAAGFRESDTVTPGDGPVATFDVDGFSIGMMTCYDIRFPELSRLLSDRGADVIVVPTSWVRGPMKELHWNTFCRARAIENTVYIAGASQTGGNRIGRTTIVGPDGIAEAAAGTDEGLVLSRVSTARLDRTRETFPMLQQRRFRIDATPRSAGLARVEEAAR, from the coding sequence ATGATTCCTCTGCGCAGCAGCGCCGACCTCGTCGTCGGCTGCGTCCAGATGCGCTCGGTCCTCGATCCCCAGGAGAACCTCGAGCGCGCTGTCGCGTACGTCGAGACCGCAGCGCGCGCCGGCGTGCGACTCCTGGTCTTCCCTGAGTCGGCATCGAGCCGCTCCGACGACCCCGCAGTCCGCCCGATCGCGGAGCCCCTCGACCTCGGCTTCGTCCCCGGGCTCGCGGCCGCAGCCGCCCGCGCCGGCATCACGGTGGTCGCGGGCGTGATGGAGCCGGGGCCGGCGGGCCGTCCGTACAACACGCTCGTCGCGCTGGACGGCGGCAGAGTGCTGTCCGCCTACCGCAAGCTGCACCTGTACGACGCGGCGGGCTTCCGCGAGTCGGACACCGTCACACCGGGCGACGGCCCCGTCGCGACGTTCGACGTCGACGGGTTCAGCATCGGGATGATGACCTGCTACGACATCAGGTTCCCAGAGCTCTCGCGTCTGCTGTCCGATCGCGGAGCGGACGTCATCGTGGTCCCGACCTCCTGGGTGCGGGGGCCGATGAAGGAGCTGCACTGGAACACGTTCTGCCGAGCGCGAGCGATCGAGAACACCGTCTACATCGCCGGTGCCTCGCAGACGGGGGGAAACCGCATCGGCCGAACGACGATCGTCGGTCCGGACGGCATCGCAGAAGCCGCGGCGGGCACGGATGAGGGGCTGGTGCTCTCACGGGTGTCGACCGCGAGACTCGACCGGACCCGCGAGACCTTCCCGATGCTCCAGCAGAGACGTTTCCGCATCGACGCCACACCCCGCTCCGCCGGCCTTGCCCGTGTGGAGGAGGCCGCCCGATGA
- a CDS encoding acetylxylan esterase, with amino-acid sequence MALTDLPLDQLRAFRPEVAEPDDFDQFWSRTLSESRALAGDPAVRSVNGPITEVVVEDLTFTGFAGEPIHGWIIRPRTATALPAVVEYIGYNGGRGAPSDHLKWAASGYVHVVMDTRGQGSGWGSGGRTPDPHGSDPAVAGFMTRGISHPDGYFYRRVFTDAVLLIDAVKTLPFVDPARIAVTGVSQGGGISLAAAGLHAGVRAVLPDVPYLCHFRRSATIATQFPFREIERYLSVHRDRVDAVFDTLSYFDGVNFARRIVAPALFSVALMDDIVPPSGVFAAFNHCASSDAEIEVYEFNGHEGGQAVQWARQADWLLGRI; translated from the coding sequence ATGGCATTGACCGACCTTCCCCTGGATCAATTGCGGGCCTTCCGACCAGAAGTGGCCGAGCCTGATGATTTCGATCAGTTCTGGTCGCGCACTCTTTCCGAGTCGCGTGCGCTCGCGGGTGATCCCGCCGTCCGTTCGGTGAATGGCCCGATCACCGAGGTCGTCGTCGAGGACCTCACGTTCACGGGCTTCGCGGGCGAGCCGATCCACGGCTGGATCATCCGCCCCCGCACCGCTACCGCTCTGCCGGCAGTGGTGGAGTACATCGGGTACAACGGCGGTCGCGGCGCACCGAGTGATCATCTGAAATGGGCGGCCTCCGGATATGTGCACGTCGTCATGGACACGCGGGGGCAGGGCAGTGGCTGGGGATCGGGCGGGCGCACCCCCGATCCCCATGGCTCGGATCCGGCTGTTGCAGGATTCATGACACGTGGCATCTCGCATCCTGACGGCTACTTCTACCGCCGGGTCTTCACCGATGCGGTGCTGCTGATCGATGCCGTGAAGACTCTGCCGTTCGTCGATCCCGCGAGGATCGCGGTCACCGGAGTCAGCCAAGGCGGAGGTATCAGTCTCGCGGCGGCCGGCCTGCATGCCGGCGTACGCGCCGTCCTGCCGGACGTGCCATACCTCTGCCATTTCCGGCGTTCCGCGACCATCGCGACCCAGTTCCCATTCCGAGAGATCGAGCGCTATCTCTCTGTCCACCGTGATCGGGTGGATGCCGTGTTCGACACCCTGTCCTACTTCGACGGCGTGAACTTCGCACGGCGGATCGTCGCCCCGGCGCTGTTCTCGGTCGCGTTGATGGACGACATCGTCCCGCCGTCCGGCGTGTTCGCGGCGTTCAATCACTGCGCGTCGTCGGATGCCGAGATCGAGGTGTACGAGTTCAACGGCCACGAGGGCGGGCAGGCGGTGCAGTGGGCCAGGCAGGCCGATTGGCTCCTGGGGCGGATCTGA
- a CDS encoding RraA family protein, whose amino-acid sequence MSAFRLGAASTAVDPAMIARLLSSSTATLGHLTDFGFVRGLVPIGASPAFAGPALTVQIPHADSTAVHEALRHIRPGDVLVIDQSGDDDRSSFGGTLAGIALDAGAIAAVSNGRTNDVDEIIDLGFPVFSRGPGSLTTRILGLEGRINVPVAVGGVVVMPGDIVFGDSDGLCVIPRAEAEEIVRRITELDADPVILSLRESVRNGTPLGALTGASALFRGGGA is encoded by the coding sequence ATGAGCGCGTTCCGCCTCGGCGCAGCGTCGACCGCCGTCGATCCGGCGATGATCGCCCGGCTCCTCAGCTCATCGACGGCCACGCTCGGCCATCTGACGGATTTCGGGTTCGTGCGCGGGCTCGTGCCCATCGGGGCGAGCCCTGCCTTCGCCGGTCCCGCTCTGACCGTGCAGATCCCGCACGCGGATTCGACGGCCGTCCACGAAGCACTCCGGCACATCCGCCCCGGTGACGTGCTCGTCATCGATCAGTCCGGAGACGACGACCGCTCCAGCTTCGGGGGGACTCTCGCAGGCATCGCCCTCGACGCTGGGGCGATCGCAGCGGTCTCGAACGGTCGGACGAATGATGTCGACGAGATCATCGACCTCGGCTTCCCCGTGTTCTCACGGGGCCCGGGCTCGCTGACGACGAGGATCCTCGGGCTGGAAGGCCGCATCAACGTTCCCGTCGCGGTCGGCGGAGTCGTCGTCATGCCTGGCGACATCGTCTTCGGCGATTCCGACGGTCTGTGCGTGATCCCGCGCGCCGAAGCCGAGGAGATCGTCCGCCGGATCACAGAGCTGGACGCCGATCCGGTGATCCTCTCGCTACGGGAGTCGGTCCGAAACGGGACGCCGCTCGGAGCCCTCACCGGAGCGTCGGCACTCTTCCGCGGAGGCGGCGCATGA
- a CDS encoding ABC transporter ATP-binding protein yields MHRIGAQVVEAGGVHRRLRPDAARARALTALQSAGLVNAESRFRQYPHELSGGMKQRALIAMGTINRPRLLIADEPTSALDVTVQRVILDNLDQLVAEAGTAVILVTHDLGLAADRADRVLVMHRGRVVEHGDSRGVLIAPQADYTRALVAAAPANRSGDGAPLPDPSAPVILSVAHLGKTYPARGHGRRRTEPVHAVDDVSFAVRRGQTLAIVGESGSGRSTAASIALKLLEPTTGDVRFDGEDVTALKGRELLAYRRRVQPIFQDPYASLDPMATIGQILTEPLRAFRIGDAASRRVRVRELLEMVRLPQDIIERSPNELSGGQRQRVAIARALAPEPELIVCDEPVSALDVLVQANVLEVMQRIQQELGVAYLFISHDLGVVEQIAHDVVVMSGGRVVEAGPTRDVFSNPQAAYTRELLEAVPGRAVLVGHRSS; encoded by the coding sequence GTGCACCGCATCGGAGCGCAGGTCGTCGAGGCAGGCGGAGTGCACCGCAGACTGCGCCCCGACGCGGCTCGGGCGCGTGCGCTCACAGCCCTGCAGAGCGCGGGCCTCGTCAATGCCGAATCCCGCTTCCGGCAGTACCCCCACGAGCTCTCCGGGGGTATGAAGCAGCGCGCACTCATCGCCATGGGCACCATCAACCGCCCACGCCTGCTGATCGCCGATGAACCGACGTCGGCGCTGGATGTCACCGTTCAGCGCGTCATCCTCGACAATCTCGATCAGCTGGTGGCAGAAGCCGGAACGGCCGTGATCCTGGTGACCCACGACCTCGGGCTCGCCGCAGACCGGGCGGATCGGGTGCTCGTCATGCACAGAGGCCGCGTCGTCGAGCACGGCGATTCGCGCGGCGTTCTCATCGCGCCTCAGGCCGACTACACGCGCGCGCTCGTCGCCGCCGCGCCTGCGAATCGGAGCGGCGACGGGGCTCCTCTGCCCGATCCGTCGGCGCCGGTCATCCTCTCCGTCGCTCACCTCGGCAAGACCTACCCCGCACGCGGACACGGTCGCCGGCGCACAGAGCCCGTGCACGCAGTCGACGACGTCTCATTCGCCGTCCGCCGCGGCCAGACGCTCGCGATCGTCGGCGAGTCGGGCTCGGGCAGGAGCACGGCGGCGAGCATCGCGCTCAAGCTGCTCGAGCCGACCACGGGCGATGTCCGGTTCGACGGAGAGGACGTCACCGCGCTGAAGGGGCGCGAGCTGCTCGCCTACCGGCGCCGCGTCCAGCCGATCTTCCAGGACCCGTATGCATCGCTCGATCCGATGGCGACCATCGGCCAGATCCTGACTGAGCCGCTGCGTGCCTTCCGCATCGGGGACGCCGCGTCGCGGCGGGTGCGCGTCCGGGAGCTTCTGGAGATGGTCAGGTTGCCCCAGGACATCATCGAGCGGTCTCCGAACGAGCTGTCCGGAGGACAGCGGCAGCGCGTGGCCATCGCCAGGGCGCTGGCTCCTGAGCCCGAGCTCATCGTCTGCGACGAGCCCGTCTCCGCACTCGATGTGCTCGTGCAGGCGAACGTCCTGGAGGTCATGCAGCGGATCCAGCAGGAGCTGGGCGTGGCCTACCTCTTCATCTCGCATGACCTCGGCGTCGTCGAACAGATCGCTCACGATGTCGTCGTGATGTCCGGCGGCCGCGTCGTCGAGGCGGGACCGACACGCGACGTCTTCTCGAACCCTCAGGCGGCCTACACCCGCGAGCTGCTCGAAGCCGTTCCCGGCCGAGCCGTGCTCGTCGGTCACCGGTCGTCCTGA
- a CDS encoding DMT family transporter has protein sequence MPAPDPLIDSAPSAPRPSGSLVLLAALVTVVLWASAFIGIRGAGPHYDPGALALLRMGVGTVALGLIAWRQGIRLPQRRHWWLVAVWGIGWFCVYNVALNAAELTLDAGTAAMVVNLAPLMVVVFSGLFLREGFPRPLLIGAPIAFAGVVLIGMNSRTDAGLDVTGLLLALLAAVMYAGCTLLQKHLLTSGADSTTLTWLGAAAGTVALLPWTGSLVGALQTAPLDATLWVIYLGIFPTAIAFTTWAYVLQRSTAGQTSATTYVVPAIAILLSWLILGEVPTPLMLLGGALCLLGVLVTRTRWRRRT, from the coding sequence ATGCCCGCACCGGATCCTCTGATCGACTCCGCTCCCTCCGCACCGCGCCCGAGCGGATCGCTCGTGCTGCTCGCCGCCCTCGTGACGGTCGTGCTCTGGGCATCCGCTTTCATCGGCATCCGCGGCGCAGGACCGCACTACGACCCCGGCGCGCTCGCGCTGCTGCGGATGGGCGTCGGCACCGTCGCGCTGGGCCTGATCGCGTGGCGGCAGGGCATCCGCCTCCCGCAGCGGCGGCACTGGTGGCTCGTCGCGGTCTGGGGCATCGGCTGGTTCTGCGTGTACAACGTGGCGCTCAACGCCGCCGAGCTCACGCTCGACGCGGGCACAGCGGCGATGGTGGTCAACCTCGCGCCGCTCATGGTCGTGGTCTTCAGCGGACTGTTCCTGCGAGAGGGCTTCCCGCGGCCGCTGCTGATCGGCGCGCCGATCGCCTTCGCCGGCGTCGTGCTGATCGGGATGAATTCGCGAACGGATGCCGGGCTCGACGTCACCGGTCTTCTGCTGGCCCTGCTCGCCGCCGTCATGTACGCGGGGTGCACCCTGCTGCAGAAGCACCTGCTGACCTCGGGCGCCGATTCGACCACCCTCACGTGGCTCGGAGCGGCCGCGGGCACCGTCGCCCTGCTGCCGTGGACGGGCAGTCTCGTCGGGGCACTGCAGACCGCGCCGCTCGACGCGACGCTGTGGGTGATCTACCTCGGCATCTTCCCCACCGCGATCGCATTCACCACCTGGGCGTACGTGCTGCAGCGCAGCACCGCAGGGCAGACCTCGGCGACCACGTACGTCGTGCCGGCGATCGCGATCCTGCTGTCGTGGCTGATCCTCGGCGAGGTGCCGACGCCCCTGATGCTGCTCGGCGGCGCCCTGTGCCTGCTCGGCGTGCTCGTGACGCGCACGCGGTGGCGACGGCGCACCTGA
- a CDS encoding ABC transporter permease, translating into MSDIAFLAEETAETRAPRGGRVLRRLAANPEFWIGAVLVAFFLLITVWPASVAGLFGHGDPRECDLSFSRRPPDPAAGHPFGFTVQGCDLYASVVHGAANSITVGIVVTLGTALIAIVLGMLAGYLGGWVDTLLSRISEVVVSVPLLLGAVLVLNSIEARNVWFVSAVLIAFSWPAAMRVMRTSTISIRARSFVTAAKALGLPTWRILLSHVIPNTVGPVIVLGTLQVGAVIASEAALTYLGIGLQAPALSWGLQLSQAEAYFADAPHLLYFPAGALTLAVGGFVLLGEAVRQAGFHSSNGA; encoded by the coding sequence ATGTCTGACATCGCGTTCCTCGCCGAGGAGACCGCCGAAACCCGCGCGCCGCGCGGTGGGCGGGTCCTCCGTCGCCTCGCCGCCAACCCCGAGTTCTGGATCGGCGCTGTGCTCGTGGCGTTCTTCCTCCTGATCACCGTCTGGCCCGCCAGCGTCGCGGGCCTCTTCGGGCACGGCGACCCGCGCGAGTGCGATCTCTCGTTCTCGCGACGCCCGCCGGATCCTGCGGCTGGGCATCCCTTCGGCTTCACGGTGCAGGGGTGCGATCTGTACGCGAGCGTCGTGCACGGCGCGGCCAACTCGATCACCGTCGGCATCGTCGTCACACTGGGCACGGCGCTCATCGCGATCGTGCTCGGAATGCTCGCGGGCTACCTGGGCGGATGGGTCGACACCCTGCTGTCGAGGATCTCAGAGGTCGTGGTGTCGGTGCCGCTGCTTCTCGGTGCCGTGCTCGTGCTCAACTCCATCGAGGCGCGCAACGTCTGGTTCGTCTCGGCCGTGCTGATCGCATTCTCGTGGCCGGCCGCGATGCGCGTGATGCGCACGTCGACGATCTCGATCCGCGCTCGGTCGTTCGTGACGGCGGCCAAGGCGCTCGGTCTGCCGACCTGGCGGATCCTGCTGTCTCACGTCATCCCGAACACGGTGGGCCCGGTGATCGTGCTGGGAACGCTGCAGGTCGGTGCGGTGATCGCCAGCGAGGCCGCGCTCACCTACCTCGGAATCGGCCTGCAGGCTCCGGCTCTGTCGTGGGGGCTGCAGCTCTCGCAGGCCGAGGCGTACTTCGCCGACGCCCCGCACCTGCTCTACTTCCCCGCCGGGGCGCTCACTCTCGCGGTGGGAGGTTTCGTGCTGCTGGGCGAGGCCGTGCGCCAGGCCGGGTTCCACTCGTCGAACGGGGCCTGA
- a CDS encoding Pr6Pr family membrane protein has product MTTWWPWGRLAASLLGFAAIIAQLILTLTIAIGSTTAWGGHLPTVVVNFFSFFTVLSNLAAAVVLAVAAVWAWTTGRDATREPRWLAVTLACVATYMITTGIVYNLLLRGIELPQGSTVPWSNEVLHVIIPLFLLADVLFAPKRRMLGWPALATIAAFPIVWAVYTLVRANLITSPGTGDAYWYPYPFLNPHLTPGGYLGVAGYIVGIAVAIIAVGAGVVWWSRRRAQARASR; this is encoded by the coding sequence ATGACGACCTGGTGGCCGTGGGGCCGACTCGCAGCATCCCTCCTCGGCTTTGCGGCGATCATCGCCCAGCTCATCCTCACTCTGACCATCGCGATTGGATCGACCACGGCGTGGGGCGGGCACCTGCCGACCGTCGTGGTGAACTTCTTCAGCTTCTTCACCGTGCTGTCGAACCTGGCGGCGGCTGTAGTGCTGGCCGTCGCGGCCGTGTGGGCCTGGACGACGGGGCGGGATGCCACGCGCGAGCCCCGATGGCTTGCCGTGACGCTCGCCTGCGTCGCGACGTACATGATCACCACGGGCATCGTCTACAACCTGCTGCTGCGAGGGATCGAGCTGCCGCAGGGCTCGACCGTGCCCTGGTCGAACGAGGTGCTGCACGTGATCATCCCGCTCTTCCTGCTGGCCGACGTGCTGTTCGCGCCGAAGCGGCGGATGCTGGGCTGGCCGGCCCTCGCGACGATCGCGGCGTTCCCCATCGTCTGGGCCGTGTACACCCTGGTGCGCGCGAACCTGATCACGTCGCCCGGCACCGGCGACGCGTACTGGTACCCGTATCCCTTCCTCAACCCGCACCTCACGCCGGGCGGCTACCTGGGCGTGGCAGGGTACATCGTCGGCATCGCCGTGGCGATCATCGCGGTCGGCGCCGGCGTCGTCTGGTGGTCGCGCAGGCGTGCGCAGGCTCGGGCTTCCCGCTGA
- a CDS encoding peptide ABC transporter substrate-binding protein, with product MKSSTQRRHRLVVATAAAAGVALALSACSASPGEAGVSGDAILTVGIQKPTSLIPGNSSGLFANTVVGALFDGLVDYDPDTGEVRNLVAKSIETDDQKVWRITIADGWTFHNGEAVDAESFARAWNAAVDPDNAWAQGDQFSNIEGYDAVAPAEGEPTAETLSGVVVEDSSHLTVTLKAPNSQFPYLLGRPYYSPIPAEALTDAEAFAQQPIGNGPYRLSEPWTGGDQIPTVVFDEYAGTAPANDGVTFRIYTGNDVAYTDYQAGAVDIVTLNPADIPQAEAAAPDLVRRMAVDDWRNYLSLPTYLPGYDNADIRRALSMAIDRQAIIDSLLDGEAHVATDYDIPASVGYRDDACGADCEFDPEEAKRLWDAAGGIDGELAITSVTGTGREVWAEAIANQWSKTFGVDVKIKQVASENTWSGILGKEVQTPVALGAPANYPSPLDTLGPSYSSHGSVNGSFYANPEFDSLLDAAAGAPGLDEQLAQYAAAKDLLVRDTASILLWTYPSTFAVSERASSWVPDPFNKGQFAGVELAG from the coding sequence ATGAAGTCATCGACACAACGGCGCCACCGCCTGGTCGTCGCCACTGCCGCAGCCGCGGGCGTGGCGCTGGCGCTGAGCGCCTGCTCCGCATCGCCCGGAGAGGCCGGCGTCAGTGGCGACGCCATCCTCACCGTAGGCATCCAGAAGCCCACGAGCCTCATCCCGGGCAACAGCTCGGGACTGTTCGCCAATACGGTCGTCGGCGCCCTCTTCGACGGGCTGGTCGACTACGACCCGGACACAGGCGAGGTGCGCAACCTCGTGGCGAAGTCGATCGAGACCGACGACCAGAAGGTCTGGCGCATCACGATCGCCGACGGATGGACGTTCCACAACGGCGAAGCCGTGGATGCGGAATCCTTCGCCCGCGCATGGAATGCCGCCGTCGATCCCGACAACGCGTGGGCGCAGGGCGACCAGTTCTCGAACATCGAAGGCTACGACGCGGTGGCTCCTGCCGAGGGCGAGCCGACCGCGGAGACGCTGAGCGGCGTCGTCGTCGAGGACAGCAGCCACCTCACGGTCACGCTGAAGGCGCCGAACAGCCAGTTCCCCTACCTGCTCGGCAGGCCGTACTACTCCCCCATCCCCGCGGAGGCTCTGACCGACGCTGAGGCGTTCGCGCAGCAGCCCATCGGGAACGGACCGTACAGGCTCTCCGAGCCCTGGACGGGAGGCGACCAGATCCCCACCGTCGTCTTCGACGAGTATGCGGGGACCGCACCGGCGAACGACGGTGTGACCTTCCGGATCTACACGGGGAACGACGTCGCCTACACCGACTACCAGGCGGGTGCGGTGGACATCGTCACCCTCAACCCCGCGGACATCCCTCAGGCGGAGGCAGCCGCGCCCGATCTGGTGCGTCGCATGGCAGTGGACGACTGGCGCAACTACCTCAGTCTTCCGACCTACCTGCCCGGGTACGACAACGCCGACATCCGTCGGGCGCTGTCGATGGCGATCGACCGGCAGGCGATCATCGACTCCCTTCTCGACGGAGAGGCGCATGTCGCCACCGACTACGACATCCCGGCGAGTGTCGGCTACCGCGACGACGCATGCGGCGCGGACTGCGAGTTCGACCCTGAAGAGGCCAAGAGGCTGTGGGACGCGGCAGGCGGCATCGACGGCGAGCTCGCGATCACCTCGGTGACAGGCACCGGCCGTGAGGTGTGGGCGGAGGCGATCGCCAACCAGTGGTCGAAGACGTTCGGCGTCGACGTGAAGATCAAGCAGGTCGCGTCGGAGAACACCTGGTCGGGCATTCTCGGCAAAGAGGTGCAGACGCCCGTCGCGCTGGGCGCACCCGCGAACTACCCCTCGCCGCTGGACACGCTCGGACCGTCGTACTCCTCCCACGGCAGCGTGAACGGATCGTTCTACGCGAACCCGGAGTTCGACTCCCTTCTCGACGCCGCCGCGGGCGCGCCGGGGCTCGATGAGCAGCTGGCGCAGTACGCCGCGGCGAAGGATCTGCTGGTGAGGGACACCGCCTCGATCCTGCTGTGGACGTACCCGAGCACCTTCGCCGTGTCGGAGCGCGCATCATCCTGGGTCCCGGACCCGTTCAACAAGGGCCAGTTCGCCGGCGTCGAACTCGCCGGCTGA